The following coding sequences lie in one Alloacidobacterium dinghuense genomic window:
- a CDS encoding BBE domain-containing protein — translation MRYLRSPRQGRDTIRATRRLHGCHARLRAVKAAYDSDSRFRRNNNIQRQVGQEQPTPVA, via the coding sequence CTGAGATATTTACGAAGTCCCCGCCAAGGTCGTGATACCATTCGCGCGACCCGGAGGCTGCATGGATGTCATGCTCGTCTACGCGCTGTCAAGGCGGCCTACGATTCAGACAGCCGCTTTCGCCGCAACAACAATATTCAACGGCAGGTCGGGCAGGAGCAGCCCACGCCTGTCGCATAG
- a CDS encoding SRPBCC family protein, translated as MQSETLAPVLKSVVVNAPRERAFKIFTEFFGGWWPSTHHIGKQPYETSVLEGKVGGRWYERATDGSECEWGRVLAWDPPAKVVMSWHLQPDWGYDPDPAKASEVEVRFIAQSGASTLVELEHRNLERHGDGWATMRGQVDSPGGWGTIVELFGKFANEHAGHPIDEDLSMGAPGEDL; from the coding sequence ATGCAGTCTGAAACCTTGGCACCTGTTTTGAAAAGTGTCGTGGTGAATGCTCCGCGCGAGCGGGCGTTCAAGATCTTCACGGAGTTCTTTGGCGGGTGGTGGCCATCGACACACCACATCGGCAAGCAGCCCTACGAGACGTCGGTTCTCGAAGGCAAGGTGGGCGGGCGCTGGTATGAACGCGCGACCGATGGCTCGGAATGCGAGTGGGGACGCGTGCTCGCCTGGGACCCGCCCGCGAAAGTGGTGATGTCGTGGCATCTGCAGCCGGACTGGGGATATGATCCTGATCCGGCGAAGGCGAGCGAGGTGGAAGTGCGGTTCATTGCTCAGTCAGGCGCTTCGACGCTGGTGGAACTGGAGCATCGCAATCTGGAGCGGCATGGCGATGGCTGGGCCACGATGCGCGGTCAGGTGGATTCGCCTGGAGGCTGGGGCACGATTGTCGAGCTGTTTGGGAAGTTTGCCAACGAGCATGCGGGCCACCCCATCGACGAAGACCTGTCGATGGGGGCTCCGGGGGAGGATCTATGA